One genomic window of Syntrophus gentianae includes the following:
- a CDS encoding MBL fold metallo-hydrolase, whose amino-acid sequence MLTPFKLTHLGGESCVTGSCHLVQANGLNILVDCGMVQGGDRALSLDDWPVRPPQIHYILLTHTHIDHIGRLPELVRRGFRGEILATHPTKALLIPMLHDALSFSDWGEEEATAVIRKIDELSWGFEYGEPFALKNGLRFTFSRAGHILGSAFVHLESESPHSSILFSGDLGAKDTPLLPDPDLPPACDLLVLESTYGDRFHESRSDRVERLGQVLVRAVSDGGKVFIPAFALGRVQELLYELNQLHTNEVLKDKFPQLAKLQRIPVMVDSPLGLELTKIASNLSEYWDREAKAQLRQGDHPLNFNHLYAVANHKDHLKLLESPGPMVILAGSGMCTGGRIVDHLKAGIEDPRNDIVFVGYQAHGTPGRYIQEYAGKPGGYVELEGERCSLGARIHVLGGYSAHADQKELIEWVQSMPEKPGSIKLVHGEAGARKVLGDDLRSRGYEVA is encoded by the coding sequence ATGCTTACGCCTTTCAAGTTGACCCATCTAGGTGGGGAATCCTGTGTCACCGGATCATGTCATCTGGTGCAGGCAAATGGACTGAACATCCTCGTGGATTGCGGGATGGTGCAGGGGGGAGACCGGGCGCTTTCCCTGGACGACTGGCCGGTCCGCCCGCCACAGATCCATTATATCCTTCTGACACACACCCACATCGACCACATCGGGCGTCTGCCGGAACTGGTGCGACGCGGGTTCCGCGGAGAGATCCTTGCCACCCACCCGACAAAGGCCCTCCTGATTCCCATGCTCCACGATGCCCTGAGCTTCTCCGATTGGGGGGAAGAGGAAGCCACGGCTGTGATCCGCAAGATCGATGAACTCAGCTGGGGATTTGAATACGGGGAACCCTTCGCCTTGAAGAACGGCCTCCGCTTTACCTTTTCCCGGGCGGGTCACATCCTCGGTTCCGCCTTCGTCCACTTGGAATCGGAGAGCCCCCATTCGTCCATCCTCTTTTCAGGGGATCTGGGTGCAAAGGACACACCCCTTCTTCCCGATCCCGATCTTCCACCGGCCTGCGATCTGCTGGTCCTGGAATCCACTTATGGGGACCGGTTTCATGAGAGCCGCTCGGATCGCGTCGAACGGCTGGGCCAGGTTCTGGTGCGGGCAGTCTCCGACGGCGGCAAGGTCTTCATCCCGGCCTTCGCCCTGGGAAGGGTCCAGGAGCTGCTCTATGAACTGAACCAGCTCCACACGAACGAAGTCCTGAAGGACAAATTCCCCCAGCTGGCCAAACTGCAGCGCATTCCGGTCATGGTGGATTCACCCCTCGGCCTCGAGTTGACGAAGATCGCATCGAACCTTTCCGAATACTGGGACAGGGAGGCGAAGGCCCAATTGAGACAGGGAGACCATCCCCTGAATTTCAACCACCTCTATGCCGTGGCGAACCACAAGGATCACCTGAAACTCCTGGAATCGCCGGGACCGATGGTGATTCTCGCGGGAAGCGGCATGTGCACGGGCGGGCGCATCGTGGATCACCTGAAGGCGGGAATCGAAGACCCCAGAAACGACATCGTCTTCGTAGGGTATCAGGCCCACGGCACCCCGGGGCGGTACATCCAGGAGTATGCCGGAAAACCCGGGGGATATGTGGAACTGGAAGGGGAGAGGTGTTCTCTTGGGGCGCGGATTCACGTCCTGGGGGGATATTCGGCCCATGCGGACCAGAAGGAATTGATCGAATGGGTCCAGTCCATGCCGGAGAAACCCGGGAGCATCAAACTGGTCCACGGGGAGGCGGGGGCAAGGAAGGTATTGGGGGATGACCTGAGAAGCCGGGGGTATGAGGTGGCGTGA
- a CDS encoding sensor histidine kinase, which translates to MPEKFFNCAPVGCMLIDEEAHILQINPTGAFLLGKGDTRLLQGKSFLRFISKASQYNFLTHLKTCSTGKGKRQLELQLRIPKSTSGLPIRLDTAFYGNSNGNAPLLISVLTDLREHKQKEEALRQELEKSVTDRTAELATINKTLRKKIAEHKETQKNIYSDHEQLRALTSALITTEERERRRIATELHDHIGQTLAITRIKLEMLHALASYSGFAEALEEIQGFVKQAIKETRSLMTKLSPPVFYELGLNAALEWLMQYFGEQHNLRIHYKGKRDLISINEDLQILLLQATRELLMNVVKHAGVEEAEVILRTSRKQIKIEVIDHGAGFEVSKIGTPLDWRGGFGIFSIHERLKNLGGQLQIHSKRGEGTHFTLVAPHGTKEGL; encoded by the coding sequence TTGCCGGAAAAATTTTTTAATTGTGCACCTGTCGGCTGCATGCTCATTGATGAAGAGGCGCACATTCTTCAAATCAACCCCACAGGCGCCTTCCTGCTGGGCAAAGGGGATACCCGCCTTCTTCAGGGGAAATCCTTCCTCCGCTTTATCTCCAAGGCGTCTCAGTACAATTTTTTGACGCATTTAAAGACTTGCTCAACGGGCAAGGGCAAACGGCAATTAGAACTTCAGCTGCGGATTCCAAAGTCGACATCCGGTCTCCCGATACGGCTCGATACGGCCTTCTACGGTAATTCCAACGGGAATGCCCCTCTTTTGATTTCCGTTCTGACCGACCTTCGTGAACATAAACAGAAGGAAGAGGCCCTCCGGCAGGAACTGGAGAAAAGTGTCACCGATCGTACGGCTGAACTGGCCACCATCAACAAGACCCTGCGGAAGAAGATTGCAGAGCACAAGGAAACACAGAAGAACATCTATTCCGACCATGAACAGCTTCGGGCGTTGACATCGGCCCTGATCACCACGGAAGAGCGGGAACGGCGGCGGATTGCCACCGAGCTTCATGATCACATCGGCCAGACCCTGGCGATCACACGGATCAAGCTGGAAATGCTCCACGCCCTGGCCTCCTACAGCGGGTTCGCCGAGGCGCTTGAAGAAATTCAGGGCTTCGTCAAACAGGCCATCAAGGAAACCCGCTCCCTGATGACCAAATTGAGTCCGCCGGTCTTTTATGAACTGGGCTTGAATGCGGCGTTGGAATGGTTAATGCAATACTTTGGTGAACAACATAACCTCAGGATTCATTATAAAGGGAAGAGGGATCTTATATCCATTAATGAGGATCTGCAAATCCTTCTTCTACAGGCAACCCGGGAACTTCTCATGAACGTGGTGAAGCATGCCGGAGTGGAAGAAGCGGAAGTCATCCTCAGAACAAGCCGGAAACAGATCAAAATTGAGGTTATCGACCACGGCGCCGGATTCGAAGTATCAAAAATCGGAACCCCCTTGGATTGGAGAGGAGGATTCGGCATCTTCAGCATTCATGAGCGACTGAAGAATCTCGGTGGTCAACTCCAGATTCATTCAAAACGGGGGGAAGGAACGCATTTTACCCTCGTTGCACCCCACGGCACAAAAGAGGGTCTTTAA
- a CDS encoding ATP-binding protein has product MIRRTIQGVIEQSLFKGKAIIIYGARQVGKTTLIMALQRDASVPSIYLNCDEPDIRRALSEKTSTELKMLLGNNKLVLIDEAQRVGTIGLTIKLLTDTAPDIQVIATGSSSFELSSRIEEPLTGRKREFRLYPFSLAELGQIYSPLEVRRIVNRCMIFGLYPEIINAPEAAETALREIARSYLYKDILALQQIRNAEALERLVQSIALQVGNEVSYNELAQQVGVDKKTIESYLRVLEQSFIIFRLGSFSRNLRNELKKSRKIYFVDTGIRNAVINNLNPPDLRSDVGGLWENFVLAERMKRNHNQGLFPNTYFWRSHQKQEIDYLEELGGAWRGYEIKWGEKRLKVPSGFKSAYPECPVALINRDNMTEFVTD; this is encoded by the coding sequence GTGATCAGGAGAACCATTCAGGGGGTTATCGAGCAATCCCTATTCAAAGGAAAGGCGATTATCATCTACGGCGCCAGGCAGGTGGGTAAGACCACCTTGATCATGGCGCTTCAGCGGGACGCATCCGTTCCATCCATCTACCTTAACTGCGATGAACCGGACATCCGCCGGGCGCTTTCGGAGAAAACCTCGACGGAACTGAAGATGCTGCTCGGCAACAACAAACTGGTGCTGATTGACGAAGCGCAACGGGTCGGTACAATTGGACTCACCATTAAGCTCTTGACGGATACTGCGCCGGATATCCAGGTAATCGCCACAGGTTCTTCCTCCTTCGAGCTTTCCAGCCGGATAGAGGAACCGTTGACTGGCAGAAAACGGGAATTCCGATTATATCCTTTTTCACTGGCGGAACTTGGGCAGATATATTCACCGCTGGAAGTCAGGCGCATCGTGAATCGTTGCATGATCTTCGGTCTCTATCCCGAAATCATCAATGCCCCGGAGGCGGCTGAAACGGCGTTACGGGAAATTGCCAGAAGCTATCTCTACAAAGACATACTGGCTTTGCAACAGATACGCAATGCGGAGGCTCTGGAACGGCTGGTTCAGTCCATCGCACTTCAAGTCGGCAATGAAGTCTCGTATAACGAACTTGCCCAGCAGGTGGGTGTGGATAAAAAAACGATCGAGAGTTATCTGCGGGTATTGGAGCAATCATTTATTATTTTTCGTCTGGGGTCCTTCAGCAGGAACCTGCGAAATGAACTGAAGAAATCCCGTAAGATCTATTTCGTGGATACGGGAATACGCAATGCCGTCATCAATAACCTCAATCCACCGGACCTGCGCAGTGACGTAGGCGGGCTCTGGGAAAATTTTGTTCTTGCCGAGCGGATGAAACGGAACCACAATCAGGGACTGTTTCCCAATACGTATTTCTGGCGCAGCCACCAGAAGCAGGAAATCGATTATCTGGAAGAACTGGGCGGAGCATGGCGCGGTTATGAAATCAAGTGGGGTGAGAAGCGGCTGAAGGTTCCATCCGGATTCAAATCGGCCTACCCTGAATGTCCCGTTGCCCTGATCAATCGCGATAATATGACGGAGTTTGTTACCGATTAA
- the mntA gene encoding type VII toxin-antitoxin system MntA family adenylyltransferase antitoxin: MKDLISFFRRRRKIAAVYLFGSTATGRDHRGSDLDLAIVSKKRLSESERLALETELSSLLQRDVDLIVFGQATPLLQHQILKYGRLICENDPEERIRQEVQARTEYLDTRYLFREIPG; the protein is encoded by the coding sequence ATGAAAGATCTGATTTCCTTTTTCCGGAGAAGAAGAAAAATCGCAGCGGTTTATCTTTTCGGATCGACGGCTACCGGCAGAGACCATCGCGGCAGCGACCTGGATCTGGCGATTGTTTCAAAGAAGCGTTTAAGCGAAAGCGAACGCCTTGCGCTGGAGACAGAACTTTCCAGCTTGCTGCAGCGGGATGTCGATTTGATTGTTTTCGGACAGGCGACGCCTCTTCTTCAGCATCAGATACTGAAATACGGCCGTCTGATCTGTGAAAACGATCCGGAGGAACGCATCCGCCAGGAGGTACAGGCTCGAACAGAGTATCTGGACACAAGATATCTTTTCCGGGAGATTCCCGGTTAA
- a CDS encoding ATP-binding protein yields MFESGINRVAYLEKIPTFLARKQIEVLIGSRRTGKTTLLKQFIQTLLQQSVSGKDIFYLALDHPALSGHPISEHVRNIRKLFMHDRSRKLYLFLDEVQESPNWEAELKALYDLELLKIFCSGSTSALIARQAGKLTGRQIVTTVFPLSFQEFVRFRGEPPSLSEDYKYEQMADDYLTLGGYPEQVLNPSQEYMTNLLEDILARDLARIHPIKKAHILKDLLRLVGASTGSRTSFNKLSKILGLSVDTIKEYLIYLEMAFLVKPLEKWTTSWSERVYSQKKLYLWDNGIKTLLTGYGDEESRAENAVFLELQRKNIACGYYAESDREVDFVIGSLAKPLPVEVKYLDSFDWKDKRFNGIRLFLNRFPNVENVLLITRRVEFKNAITDKTTLHAIPLWKFLWSAQNYPGMREETDHTQ; encoded by the coding sequence ATGTTTGAAAGCGGCATTAACCGGGTCGCTTATCTTGAAAAAATTCCGACTTTCCTCGCACGAAAACAGATCGAAGTCTTGATCGGCAGCAGGCGCACAGGCAAGACCACCTTGCTTAAACAGTTTATCCAGACGCTTCTGCAACAATCCGTGTCCGGGAAGGACATTTTTTATCTTGCTTTGGATCATCCTGCTTTGTCCGGTCATCCGATATCAGAGCACGTCAGGAATATTCGCAAGCTGTTCATGCATGACCGCAGCCGCAAATTGTACCTCTTCCTCGATGAAGTTCAGGAAAGCCCGAATTGGGAAGCGGAACTCAAAGCGCTCTATGATCTGGAACTGCTCAAAATATTCTGCTCCGGTTCCACTTCAGCGCTGATTGCAAGACAGGCGGGGAAACTGACAGGCAGGCAAATCGTCACTACCGTATTTCCTCTAAGTTTCCAGGAATTTGTCCGCTTCAGAGGAGAGCCGCCATCTCTCTCGGAGGATTACAAATATGAGCAGATGGCTGATGATTATCTCACGCTCGGAGGATACCCGGAACAGGTTTTGAACCCTTCCCAAGAATACATGACCAATCTTCTTGAGGATATTCTGGCCAGGGACCTGGCCAGAATCCATCCCATCAAAAAGGCTCATATACTAAAGGATTTATTGCGATTGGTCGGAGCTTCCACGGGGTCGCGGACCAGTTTCAACAAATTGTCCAAAATCCTGGGACTGTCTGTTGACACCATCAAGGAATATCTTATTTATCTTGAAATGGCTTTTCTCGTGAAACCTTTAGAAAAGTGGACCACGTCCTGGTCCGAAAGAGTGTATTCACAGAAAAAGCTTTATCTCTGGGACAATGGTATCAAGACCCTGCTGACAGGCTACGGAGACGAAGAAAGCAGAGCGGAGAATGCGGTTTTCCTTGAATTGCAGAGGAAAAACATCGCCTGTGGGTATTATGCGGAAAGCGACCGGGAAGTTGATTTTGTTATCGGTTCCTTGGCAAAGCCCCTGCCGGTTGAGGTCAAATACCTGGATTCTTTTGATTGGAAGGATAAGCGCTTCAACGGGATTCGACTCTTTCTGAATCGATTCCCAAATGTCGAAAATGTTCTATTGATTACCCGACGCGTCGAATTCAAAAATGCCATAACCGACAAGACAACCCTCCATGCGATACCCCTGTGGAAGTTCCTGTGGTCTGCGCAGAACTATCCCGGCATGCGAGAAGAAACTGACCATACTCAATAA
- a CDS encoding type II toxin-antitoxin system HicB family antitoxin: MRKVAVQISLSVPARIKKRQKWFVASCPVFDVASQGETEEQARKNLAEALTLFFLSCHERGTLDAVLKECGFQPAYPPSTARKLTSTSYIEVPIPFYINTEKAQECHA, translated from the coding sequence ATGAGAAAGGTTGCCGTACAAATCAGCCTGTCCGTGCCGGCCAGAATCAAGAAAAGACAAAAATGGTTTGTGGCTTCCTGCCCGGTGTTCGATGTGGCTTCTCAAGGAGAAACGGAAGAGCAAGCCAGAAAGAACCTTGCAGAAGCCTTAACCCTGTTCTTTCTTTCCTGCCATGAACGCGGGACCCTTGACGCGGTTCTAAAAGAATGTGGATTTCAGCCCGCATACCCACCAAGCACAGCACGTAAACTCACATCAACCAGTTATATCGAGGTACCGATCCCTTTCTATATCAACACTGAAAAAGCTCAGGAATGCCACGCATAA
- the hepT gene encoding type VII toxin-antitoxin system HepT family RNase toxin: MVDKELLSRKISQLREYLTALRDARDINWEKYEEDIRARAFVERYLQLSIEKIIDIGNHFISFHSWREPYGYRDIFQILHENGIIPKEYLKTFQNMASFQNLLVHRYERTDNEVVFGLFKKRLDDFDLFISLIKDWVRKSN; the protein is encoded by the coding sequence ATGGTAGACAAGGAACTTTTATCAAGAAAAATCTCTCAGCTTAGGGAATACCTTACTGCTCTTCGGGATGCGAGAGATATTAACTGGGAGAAGTATGAAGAAGATATCCGTGCCCGTGCTTTCGTCGAGCGCTATCTGCAGTTATCTATCGAAAAGATTATCGACATAGGCAATCATTTTATTTCCTTCCACAGTTGGCGCGAACCTTATGGATACAGGGATATTTTCCAGATTCTCCATGAGAATGGCATCATTCCGAAGGAATATCTCAAAACCTTCCAAAATATGGCTTCGTTTCAAAATTTGCTGGTCCATCGTTATGAAAGGACGGACAACGAAGTTGTCTTCGGCCTTTTCAAAAAGCGCCTAGATGATTTTGATCTCTTCATCTCCCTCATAAAAGATTGGGTCAGGAAAAGCAACTGA